In Portunus trituberculatus isolate SZX2019 chromosome 46, ASM1759143v1, whole genome shotgun sequence, a single window of DNA contains:
- the LOC123520127 gene encoding LOW QUALITY PROTEIN: uncharacterized protein LOC123520127 (The sequence of the model RefSeq protein was modified relative to this genomic sequence to represent the inferred CDS: inserted 1 base in 1 codon) yields MSSSLDIGRRNAIPIIYTSGTHYEVGFDVGRTFRSLIQEYLGVSKVVNKXLLPAYETKGGRAAYESTLTVLTKNYPHYVKELQGTADGAQVPFHQLMLLHIDEPVFAAAGIDWEKVIDTPTGCSSLSINREGQILLGHTEDALGELLNYVYIVSARIHDKSGSKQAILDENFTAFCYAGHLPGFCMGYNQHGLTFSINVICPRKVLAAKTPRHLLCRALLSAKTIGEAHSILRDEGTGSAHGFSVNMVFMHPNGDYSFQNIEIAPAEDSNESPLSIVTLSLGEHLLHTNRYLRLTNIQEEDGCCMESSIHRHARASQFPVPENCCDLMEILSDTEDTLPFFREGSEKDRGKTVALGVFDLVKKTWTIWMRNPRDADPLLELPLLFTWDN; encoded by the exons ATGAGCTCATCCTTGGACATTGGGCGACGCAACGCCATCCCCATTATTTACACCAGCGGGACCCACTACGAGGTGGGCTTTGACGTG gGACGTACTTTTCGAAGCCTCATCCAGGAATATTTAGGAGTCTCTAAGGTGGTCAATA AACTCCTGCCTGCCTATGAAACCAAGGGAGGGAGAGCCGCCTACGAGAGCACCCTGACAGTCCTTACGAAGAACTACCCACACTACGTCAAGGAGCTGCAAGGCACGGCAGATGGCGCCCAAGTTCCCTTCCACCAG CTGATGCTGCTGCACATAGATGAGCCCGTGTTCGCGGCGGCCGGCATAGACTGGGAAAAGGTCATCGACACCCCGACCGGTTGTTCTTCACTCTCCATCAACAGGGAAGGACAA ATACTGCTGGGTCACACGGAGGATGCACTAGGGGAACTCCTCAATTACGTGTACATTGTCTCTGCCCGTATTCACGACAAGTCGGGAAGCAAGCAGGCCATCCTGGATGAGAATTTCACAGCATTTTGTTACGCAGGACACTTACCGGGCTTCTGCATGGGCTACAACCAGCACGGCCTGACCTTCTCTATCAACGTGATCTGTCCCCGAAAAGTTCTCGCGGCCAAGACAC CTCGCCACCTCCTGTGTCGGGCACTTCTGTCAGCCAAGACTATAGGTGAGGCACATAGTATTCTGAGAGACGAGGGGACGGGTTCAGCACACGGCTTCAGCGTCAATATGGTCTTCATGCACCCGAACGGAGACTACTCATTTCAAAACATAGAAATAGCTCCCGCAGAAGACAGTAATGAGTCACCTTTGTCTATCGTGACGCTGAGCCTTGGGGAACACCTTTTGCATACCAACAG ATACCTTCGCCTGACCAACATCCAAGAAGAGGACGGCTGCTGCATGGAGAGCAGTATCCACCGCCATGCCCGCGCCTCCCAGTTCCCCGTCCCAGAGAACTGCTGTGATTTGATGGAGATTCTCTCTGACACTGAAGATACGCTGCCGTTCTTCAGGGAGGGCTCCGAGAAAGACCGCGGGAAGACTGTTGCCCTCG GTGTGTTCGATTTAGTCAAGAAGACGTGGACCATATGGATGAGGAACCCGCGCGATGCCGATCCTCTGTTGgaacttcctctcctctttacctGGGATAACTAA